A region from the Muribaculum gordoncarteri genome encodes:
- a CDS encoding valine--tRNA ligase, with product MNELAKTYSPADVEDKWYSYWMEHDLFKSVPDEREPYTIVIPPPNVTGILHMGHMLNNTIQDILIRRARTEGKNALWVPGTDHAAIATEAKVVAKLAKDGIKKSDLTREQFLAHAWDWKEKYGGTILEQLKKIGASCDWSRTAFTMDDIRSKSVIKVFCELYRKGLIYRGKRMVNWDPKACTALSDIEVIYKEEHSKLYYLRYHIVGEDGYAVVATTRPETIMGDTAMCINPNDPKNAHLRGKRVIVPLVNREIPVIEDDYVDIEFGTGCLKVTPAHDMNDNMLGAKHNLETIDIFNDNGTISEAAGMYVGMDRFEVRKQIAKDLEAAGLIEKIEDYENKVGYSERNPDTATEPRLSDQWFLKMDEISKPAHRAVMEDVIKFVPEKFKNTYNTWMAEIKDWCISRQLWWGHQIPAYYLSDGTFVVAETPEKALEEAMSVTGNAALTLDDLHQDEDCLDTWFSSWLWPISLFNGILEPGNEEIKYYYPTTTLVTAPDIIFFWVARMIIAGYEFVGEMPFKNVYFTGIVRDKIGRKMSKQFGNSPDPFDLIAAYGADGVRMGLMLAAPAGNDVLYDDKLCEQGRNFCNKIWNAFRLVKGWEVADLEQPESSSIATRWFEAKLNATMLEVKDIFGKFRISEALMAIYRLFWDEFSSWYLEMVKPAYGQPIDRTTYNATLHYFDILLRLLHPFMPFITEELWQHLQERTPGQSIMYALLPDVKEYDKAAVEAMEHAKEVVIGVRGVRAAKNISPREALVLNVIGDWKSAETPVIMKLANLSEINSNAGKDAAAATFMVGTMEFNVPLSANIDVAAELEKLNKELTYYQGFLASVMKKLGNERFVNNAPAAVVEAERRKQADAETKIKNLEESIAALSK from the coding sequence ATGAACGAGTTAGCAAAGACTTATAGTCCTGCCGATGTAGAGGACAAATGGTACAGCTATTGGATGGAACACGATCTGTTCAAGTCAGTACCCGATGAAAGAGAGCCCTATACCATAGTGATTCCACCGCCCAACGTTACCGGAATCCTTCACATGGGCCACATGCTTAACAATACGATTCAAGACATCCTCATACGCCGTGCAAGAACTGAAGGCAAAAACGCCCTGTGGGTTCCCGGCACCGACCATGCCGCAATTGCAACCGAAGCCAAAGTGGTGGCAAAGCTCGCCAAGGACGGCATAAAGAAAAGCGACCTCACCCGTGAGCAGTTCCTCGCCCATGCATGGGACTGGAAGGAAAAATACGGAGGCACAATACTCGAACAGCTCAAGAAGATAGGTGCGTCATGCGACTGGAGCCGCACGGCTTTCACCATGGATGACATCCGTTCCAAGAGCGTCATCAAGGTTTTCTGCGAACTCTATCGCAAGGGTCTCATCTATCGCGGAAAGCGAATGGTGAACTGGGACCCCAAAGCATGCACCGCACTCAGCGACATAGAGGTAATATATAAGGAGGAGCACAGCAAGCTCTACTACCTGCGTTATCACATCGTGGGTGAGGACGGTTATGCCGTGGTAGCCACCACCCGCCCTGAAACAATAATGGGCGACACCGCTATGTGCATCAACCCCAACGACCCGAAGAATGCACACCTGCGCGGAAAGCGCGTGATTGTTCCCCTCGTAAATCGTGAGATACCGGTAATCGAGGACGACTATGTCGACATTGAATTCGGTACCGGCTGCCTTAAGGTAACACCCGCCCATGACATGAACGACAACATGCTCGGTGCAAAACACAATCTTGAAACCATCGACATATTCAACGACAACGGAACGATAAGCGAAGCTGCCGGAATGTATGTGGGCATGGACCGTTTCGAGGTGCGCAAGCAAATAGCCAAAGACCTTGAAGCCGCCGGCCTGATTGAAAAGATTGAAGATTACGAAAACAAGGTAGGATATTCGGAGCGCAACCCCGACACCGCCACCGAACCCCGCCTCTCGGATCAGTGGTTCCTGAAGATGGACGAAATATCGAAGCCCGCCCACCGAGCAGTGATGGAGGATGTAATCAAATTCGTTCCCGAGAAGTTCAAGAACACATATAATACATGGATGGCCGAGATCAAGGACTGGTGCATATCACGCCAGCTTTGGTGGGGTCACCAGATACCGGCATACTATCTGTCGGACGGCACATTCGTAGTAGCCGAAACTCCCGAAAAGGCTCTTGAAGAGGCCATGAGCGTAACAGGCAACGCAGCACTCACGCTCGACGACCTGCACCAGGATGAAGATTGCCTCGACACATGGTTCTCATCATGGCTGTGGCCCATATCGCTGTTCAACGGCATTCTGGAGCCAGGCAACGAGGAGATTAAGTACTACTATCCCACAACGACACTTGTCACAGCCCCTGACATCATATTCTTCTGGGTGGCCCGAATGATTATCGCCGGATATGAATTCGTGGGTGAGATGCCGTTCAAGAATGTATATTTCACAGGTATCGTGCGTGACAAGATCGGCCGCAAGATGTCGAAGCAATTCGGCAACTCGCCCGACCCCTTCGACCTCATAGCCGCCTACGGTGCCGACGGTGTGCGAATGGGACTGATGCTCGCCGCTCCTGCCGGAAACGATGTGCTGTATGACGACAAGCTATGTGAACAGGGCCGTAACTTCTGCAATAAGATATGGAACGCTTTCCGCCTTGTCAAGGGCTGGGAAGTGGCCGACCTGGAGCAGCCCGAAAGCTCAAGCATTGCCACACGCTGGTTTGAGGCAAAGCTCAACGCGACAATGCTCGAGGTTAAGGATATCTTCGGCAAGTTCCGCATATCGGAAGCCCTGATGGCGATATACCGACTCTTCTGGGACGAATTCTCGTCATGGTACCTTGAAATGGTGAAACCCGCCTACGGACAGCCCATCGACCGCACCACCTATAATGCTACGCTGCACTACTTCGATATACTGCTGCGACTGCTTCACCCGTTCATGCCTTTCATCACTGAGGAGCTTTGGCAGCACCTTCAGGAGCGCACACCGGGCCAATCGATCATGTATGCCCTGCTTCCCGATGTAAAGGAGTACGACAAAGCCGCCGTAGAGGCCATGGAGCATGCCAAGGAGGTGGTAATAGGAGTGCGCGGAGTGCGTGCCGCAAAAAACATCTCGCCGCGCGAAGCACTCGTGCTGAATGTAATAGGCGACTGGAAGAGCGCTGAAACTCCCGTGATAATGAAGCTTGCCAACCTCTCGGAGATAAACTCAAATGCCGGAAAGGATGCAGCCGCAGCTACCTTCATGGTAGGAACTATGGAATTCAACGTTCCGCTGTCGGCCAACATCGATGTAGCCGCCGAGCTTGAAAAACTTAACAAGGAGCTCACCTACTATCAGGGATTCCTCGCTTCAGTGATGAAGAAACTCGGCAACGAGCGATTTGTCAACAACGCTCCCGCCGCCGTAGTGGAAGCCGAGCGCCGCAAACAGGCCGATGCCGAAACCAAGATCAAAAATCTTGAGGAGAGCATTGCCGCACTCTCAAAATAA
- a CDS encoding YgiQ family radical SAM protein, with product MNDSVYRNSSEWLPTSAKEVEALGWDYIDVIIFSGDAYVDHPSFGAAVIGRTLQAHGLRVAIVPQPNWRDDLRDFKKLGRPRLFFGVSAGAMDSMVNHYTAARRKRSDDAYTPDGRAGMRPDYPTIVYSQILKQLYPAVPVIAGGIEASLRRVSHYDYWQDRLRPSILVDAPVDMIVYGMGEIPVTQIADRLAAGESLSSLTDIPQTALLLPADVTPAPDNGNIILASFETCLRDKRSQATNFKHVEQQSNRMHGATIWQPHGNKTVKINPMLPPMSTKEIDASFDLPYTRLPHPRYRNKTIPAWEMIKHSVNLHRGCFGGCAFCTISAHQGKFIASRSKESILREVKQVTRMVDFKGYISDLGGPSANMYRMGGRDLSVCEKCMRPSCLHPKPCPNLNNDHAPLLDIYKAVDSLPEVKKSFIGSGVRYDLSMHESGNEQIDRTNRRYNEELITRHVSGRLKVAPEHTIDHVLDIMRKPSFKQFYEFKKIFDRINRTQSLKQQLIPYFISSHPGCHEIDMAELAAETRDLNMHLEQVQDFTPTPMTVATEIYYTGYHPYTGEKVYCATRPEEKQSQRRFFFWYDPAYRADITRALQRLHRPDIIRKLFPAYRDPRQNDRNKSKKRR from the coding sequence ATGAACGACTCAGTTTACCGAAACTCATCGGAATGGCTTCCGACTTCGGCCAAAGAGGTGGAGGCTCTCGGATGGGACTACATAGATGTAATAATTTTCTCGGGTGACGCTTACGTTGACCATCCGTCATTCGGAGCCGCTGTAATAGGCCGCACGCTCCAGGCCCACGGCCTAAGAGTGGCGATAGTACCGCAGCCCAACTGGCGCGACGACCTGCGTGACTTCAAGAAGTTGGGCCGTCCACGGCTTTTCTTCGGAGTGTCGGCAGGCGCGATGGACTCGATGGTAAACCACTACACCGCCGCACGACGCAAGAGAAGCGACGACGCTTACACGCCCGACGGCCGTGCCGGAATGCGCCCCGACTATCCGACCATCGTATATTCACAGATATTAAAGCAGCTCTATCCCGCTGTCCCCGTGATAGCGGGAGGCATCGAAGCGTCACTTCGCCGTGTGTCACACTACGATTACTGGCAGGACAGGCTGCGCCCTTCGATACTTGTCGACGCACCTGTGGACATGATTGTATATGGAATGGGTGAAATACCCGTGACGCAAATCGCCGACCGTCTTGCAGCCGGCGAATCATTGTCGTCGCTCACCGACATTCCGCAAACAGCCCTACTGCTTCCCGCCGATGTCACGCCGGCTCCCGACAACGGCAACATCATACTTGCCTCATTTGAAACCTGCCTGCGTGACAAGCGCAGTCAGGCTACCAATTTCAAGCATGTGGAACAACAGTCCAACCGAATGCACGGCGCCACCATCTGGCAACCTCACGGCAACAAAACGGTAAAGATAAACCCCATGCTTCCTCCAATGAGCACCAAGGAGATTGATGCGTCATTCGACCTGCCATACACAAGATTGCCGCATCCGCGTTACCGCAACAAGACAATTCCGGCATGGGAGATGATAAAGCATTCGGTAAACCTGCATAGAGGATGCTTCGGCGGATGCGCGTTCTGCACCATATCGGCCCATCAAGGCAAATTCATTGCGTCACGAAGCAAGGAGTCGATTCTGCGCGAAGTAAAGCAGGTGACGCGAATGGTCGACTTCAAAGGCTACATAAGCGACCTCGGAGGCCCGTCGGCCAATATGTACCGCATGGGGGGCCGTGACCTGTCAGTGTGTGAAAAGTGCATGCGCCCGTCATGTCTGCATCCCAAACCGTGCCCCAACCTCAACAACGACCATGCCCCTCTGCTTGACATATACAAAGCCGTGGATTCCCTGCCCGAAGTAAAGAAATCATTCATCGGCAGCGGAGTGCGTTACGACCTGTCAATGCACGAATCGGGCAATGAGCAGATCGACCGCACCAACCGCCGCTACAATGAGGAGCTGATAACCCGTCATGTGTCGGGACGACTCAAAGTTGCGCCCGAGCACACGATAGACCACGTGCTCGACATCATGCGCAAGCCTTCGTTCAAGCAGTTCTATGAATTCAAGAAAATATTTGACCGAATAAACCGCACGCAAAGCCTCAAGCAGCAGCTTATCCCCTACTTCATCTCCTCACATCCCGGATGCCACGAAATCGACATGGCCGAACTCGCCGCCGAAACACGCGACCTCAACATGCACCTCGAACAGGTGCAGGACTTCACGCCCACTCCAATGACCGTGGCTACTGAAATATACTATACAGGCTACCATCCCTACACGGGAGAGAAGGTCTATTGCGCCACCCGTCCCGAAGAGAAACAGTCGCAACGAAGATTCTTCTTTTGGTATGACCCGGCCTATCGCGCCGACATAACGCGGGCACTGCAGCGATTACATCGACCCGATATAATCAGGAAACTGTTTCCCGCCTACCGCGACCCACGCCAAAACGACCGCAACAAAAGCAAGAAGCGTCGATAA
- the uvrB gene encoding excinuclease ABC subunit UvrB — protein MNFRLESQYSPTGDQPQAIKELVDGLKADTKAQTLLGVTGSGKTFTMANVIAQINKPTLILSHNKTLAAQLYGEFKQFFPDNAVEYFVSYYDYYQPEAYIPTTDKYIEKDLMINDEIDKLRLATISALLSGRSDVIVVSSVSCLYGIGNPEDFHSSVVSIKVGDKIARNVFLRKLVDALYSRNEIDLQRGNFRVKGDTVDIRLAYEEITLRVIFWGDEIESISTIHPEDGVSLGTHDRFNIYPANIFVTSRERVGQAIAQMELDLGEQVNYFKREAKELEASRLYERTTYDIEMIREIGHCSGIENYSRYFDGRKPGMRPFCLLDYFPRDFLTIIDESHVTIPQIRAMYGGDVSRKMNLVEYGFRLPSALDNRPLKFNEFEELTDKTIYVSATPADYELEKSEGVIVEQIIRPTGLLDPLISVRPSLNQIDDLLEEIQLRIERNERVLVTTLTKRMAEELNEYMLKLRMKAAYIHSDVDTLDRIRILDDLRAGNYDVLIGVNLLREGLDLPEVSLVAILDADKEGFLRSHRSLTQTVGRAARNLNGTVIMYADKITDSMRQTIEETERRRALQLAYNEEHGITPQAIVKARQAIIGIDEIDDNGSTPHRQSSSDAPKKRHQAESVPYLQEYTNTVNIAADPIIPYMNKEEMQRAITRLRSEMVEAAKRMEFMEAARMRDELMKMEEQLKSMD, from the coding sequence ATGAATTTCAGGCTCGAATCACAATATTCCCCCACCGGCGATCAGCCCCAAGCCATAAAGGAGCTTGTCGACGGATTAAAAGCCGACACCAAGGCGCAGACGCTTTTAGGCGTTACCGGTTCGGGAAAGACCTTCACGATGGCCAATGTCATCGCACAAATCAACAAACCTACGCTGATATTAAGCCACAACAAGACCCTTGCTGCTCAGCTATACGGTGAGTTCAAACAATTTTTCCCCGACAATGCCGTGGAGTACTTCGTGAGCTACTACGACTACTACCAGCCCGAGGCCTACATACCCACAACCGACAAGTACATCGAGAAGGACTTGATGATAAACGACGAAATCGACAAGCTGCGACTTGCCACCATTTCGGCGTTGCTGTCGGGGCGAAGTGATGTGATAGTGGTTTCATCGGTGTCGTGCCTCTACGGTATCGGCAATCCCGAGGACTTCCACAGCAGCGTCGTAAGCATAAAGGTAGGCGACAAGATTGCACGTAACGTGTTTCTGCGCAAACTTGTCGACGCTCTTTACAGCCGTAACGAAATCGACCTGCAACGCGGCAACTTCAGGGTGAAAGGCGACACTGTAGACATTCGCCTCGCTTACGAGGAGATAACGTTGCGCGTCATATTCTGGGGTGACGAAATCGAATCAATCAGCACGATACATCCCGAGGACGGAGTGTCGCTCGGTACGCATGACCGGTTCAACATCTATCCGGCCAATATCTTCGTGACATCACGAGAGCGCGTGGGACAGGCCATAGCACAGATGGAGCTTGACCTCGGAGAGCAAGTAAACTATTTCAAGCGTGAGGCCAAGGAGCTTGAGGCAAGCCGACTCTACGAGCGCACGACCTACGACATAGAGATGATACGCGAAATAGGCCACTGCTCGGGTATCGAAAACTACAGCCGCTATTTCGACGGCAGAAAACCCGGTATGCGCCCGTTCTGCCTTCTCGACTACTTCCCGAGGGACTTCCTCACCATTATCGACGAGAGCCATGTCACAATACCTCAGATAAGGGCCATGTACGGCGGTGATGTGTCACGTAAAATGAATCTTGTAGAGTATGGCTTCCGACTTCCGTCGGCTCTCGACAACCGTCCTCTGAAATTCAACGAATTTGAAGAGCTTACCGACAAGACAATATATGTCAGCGCAACACCGGCCGACTATGAACTTGAAAAGAGCGAAGGAGTCATCGTGGAGCAGATAATACGCCCCACCGGACTTCTCGACCCGCTGATAAGCGTGCGTCCGTCACTTAATCAGATCGACGACCTGCTCGAAGAGATACAATTGCGCATTGAGCGTAACGAGCGCGTGCTTGTCACCACGCTCACAAAGCGAATGGCCGAAGAGCTGAACGAATACATGCTCAAACTCAGAATGAAGGCGGCCTATATCCATAGCGATGTCGACACACTCGACCGCATAAGGATTCTCGACGACCTGCGAGCCGGAAACTACGATGTGCTCATAGGTGTAAACCTGCTTCGCGAGGGACTCGACCTGCCGGAGGTTTCGCTGGTAGCGATTCTCGACGCCGACAAGGAGGGATTCCTGCGCAGCCACCGCTCGCTCACTCAGACTGTGGGTCGTGCCGCACGTAACCTGAACGGAACCGTGATAATGTATGCCGACAAGATAACCGACTCCATGCGTCAGACAATCGAAGAAACCGAACGCCGACGCGCACTGCAGCTCGCCTACAACGAGGAGCACGGAATAACACCGCAGGCAATCGTCAAGGCCCGTCAGGCTATAATCGGCATAGACGAAATCGACGACAACGGCTCGACACCGCATCGTCAATCCTCGTCGGATGCGCCCAAGAAGCGTCATCAGGCCGAAAGCGTTCCCTATCTGCAGGAGTACACCAATACCGTCAACATCGCGGCCGACCCGATCATACCTTATATGAACAAGGAGGAGATGCAACGCGCCATCACCCGACTGCGCAGCGAAATGGTAGAGGCTGCAAAGCGAATGGAGTTCATGGAAGCAGCCCGAATGCGTGACGAGTTAATGAAAATGGAGGAACAACTTAAATCCATGGATTAA
- a CDS encoding endonuclease MutS2 has product MIYPDSFENKIGFNTVRGLLKEKCLSTLGTAFCDDMCFSADFDVVKHKLNSTSEMVEIIDSGDDFPLSGLHDVSRHIASIRIPGTFISAPDLLQVRQSLGTVAELSRFFSSKREENGSQYPHLDSVASRLEPFPEIISLIDRVIDRFGNVKDNASAELRDIRSQLSSTSGAINSMMRKVIARAVQSGYIEADTTPSMRDGRLVIPVAPMNKRRINGIVHDESASGKTIYIEPAEIVEANNRIRELQMEERREITRILMSIADDLRPHADDILSSLTIVGEIDFIHAKALFAREIGANLPVLEKEPEIEWYHATHPVLLLSLRRQGKEIVPLDITLSGTNRILIISGPNAGGKSVCLKTVGIVQYMAQCGMLPPLYENSHVGIFDDIFVDIGDDQSIEDDLSTYSSHLRNMKYFLAKGKQSTLILIDEFGAGTEPQIGGAIAQAILKQFNDKHIRGVITTHFQNLKHFAEDTDGLINGSMLYDRHLMQPMFKLSIGNPGSSFAVEIARKIGLPEVIITDAEQIVGSDYINMDKYLLDIARDKRYWENKRMSIRQKEKKIDERLAQYEEDATQLREKRREIINEAKEEARRILEGSNASIERTIHDIKRAQADKEKTLEARKKLQEAIEHLLDDNGNEHPLLKKAPKSKKEKVKASRNSDDRPIAVGDNVKLDGQGTVGEVLEIEGKNATVAFGAIKTRVKTDRLKRTLAQAQSGAKANASIVSGATSDSQRARQLNFKQEIDVRGMRVDEAVQALTYYIDDAIRFNAGKVRILHGTGTGALRQYLRQYLDTVPGVKSYYDEHVQFGGAGITIVDLE; this is encoded by the coding sequence GTGATATATCCCGATTCATTTGAGAACAAAATAGGATTCAACACAGTGCGCGGGCTGTTGAAGGAAAAATGTCTTTCGACTCTCGGCACTGCTTTCTGTGACGACATGTGCTTTTCGGCCGATTTCGATGTCGTGAAACACAAGCTCAACTCAACATCCGAGATGGTTGAAATCATCGATTCAGGCGATGATTTTCCGCTGTCGGGGCTGCATGATGTGAGCCGTCACATAGCATCGATACGCATTCCCGGAACATTCATATCGGCTCCCGACCTGCTGCAAGTGCGCCAATCGCTTGGCACGGTGGCCGAATTATCGCGATTTTTCAGCAGCAAACGCGAAGAGAACGGATCACAATATCCACATCTCGACTCGGTAGCCTCACGCCTTGAACCGTTTCCCGAAATAATATCGCTCATCGACCGCGTCATTGACCGATTCGGAAATGTCAAGGACAATGCGTCGGCCGAACTGCGTGACATTCGCTCGCAGCTCTCCTCGACATCGGGAGCGATAAACTCGATGATGCGCAAAGTGATTGCCCGTGCCGTGCAGTCGGGTTACATCGAGGCCGACACCACTCCGTCGATGCGTGACGGACGACTGGTAATACCCGTTGCCCCGATGAACAAGCGTCGCATCAACGGAATTGTGCATGACGAGTCGGCTTCAGGCAAGACGATATACATTGAACCGGCTGAAATTGTGGAGGCCAACAACCGCATACGCGAGCTGCAGATGGAGGAGCGTCGCGAGATAACGCGCATACTCATGTCAATTGCCGACGACCTGCGTCCTCACGCCGACGACATATTGTCGAGCCTGACAATCGTAGGCGAAATCGACTTCATCCACGCCAAGGCACTATTCGCCCGCGAGATAGGAGCCAATCTTCCCGTATTGGAGAAAGAGCCCGAAATCGAATGGTATCACGCCACTCACCCGGTGCTGCTACTGTCGCTACGCCGTCAGGGCAAAGAGATAGTTCCGCTCGACATAACGCTCTCGGGCACTAATCGCATACTGATTATCTCAGGTCCCAATGCCGGAGGCAAGTCGGTGTGTCTTAAGACCGTAGGAATAGTGCAGTACATGGCGCAATGCGGAATGCTACCGCCACTGTATGAAAACTCCCACGTAGGCATATTCGATGACATATTTGTCGACATAGGCGACGACCAGTCAATCGAGGACGACCTCAGTACCTACAGCTCCCACCTGCGCAACATGAAGTATTTCCTTGCCAAAGGCAAGCAAAGCACCCTCATCCTAATCGATGAGTTCGGAGCAGGCACCGAGCCTCAGATAGGCGGAGCCATAGCACAGGCTATACTGAAGCAATTCAACGACAAGCACATTCGCGGCGTGATAACCACACACTTCCAGAATCTGAAGCATTTCGCCGAGGACACCGACGGACTCATAAACGGATCGATGCTCTACGACCGTCACCTGATGCAACCTATGTTCAAGCTGTCGATAGGCAATCCCGGAAGTTCATTTGCGGTGGAGATAGCACGCAAGATAGGTCTGCCTGAGGTAATCATAACCGATGCCGAACAGATAGTGGGAAGCGACTACATCAATATGGACAAATATCTGCTTGACATAGCGCGTGACAAGCGATATTGGGAGAACAAGCGAATGTCGATACGACAAAAGGAGAAAAAAATCGACGAGCGATTGGCTCAATATGAGGAGGACGCGACACAACTGCGTGAAAAGCGCCGTGAGATAATCAATGAAGCAAAGGAGGAAGCACGACGCATACTTGAAGGCAGTAACGCTTCAATCGAGCGGACAATCCATGACATAAAGCGCGCGCAAGCCGACAAAGAGAAGACCCTTGAAGCGCGAAAGAAACTCCAGGAAGCCATAGAGCATCTGCTTGACGATAACGGCAACGAACATCCTCTGCTGAAAAAAGCGCCGAAGAGCAAAAAGGAGAAGGTCAAGGCCAGCCGCAATTCCGATGACCGTCCCATAGCCGTGGGCGACAACGTGAAGCTCGACGGACAAGGAACCGTGGGAGAAGTGCTTGAAATCGAAGGTAAAAACGCCACTGTAGCATTCGGTGCGATAAAGACACGAGTGAAGACCGACCGACTGAAACGCACCCTTGCTCAGGCTCAATCGGGAGCCAAGGCCAACGCCTCGATTGTAAGCGGAGCGACATCCGACAGCCAACGTGCGCGTCAGCTCAACTTCAAGCAGGAGATTGATGTGAGAGGAATGCGTGTCGACGAGGCCGTTCAGGCACTCACCTACTACATTGATGACGCTATACGCTTCAACGCCGGAAAAGTGAGGATACTGCACGGCACAGGCACAGGCGCGCTGCGTCAATATCTGCGACAATATCTCGACACAGTACCGGGCGTTAAATCCTATTACGACGAACATGTACAATTCGGAGGCGCGGGCATAACCATTGTCGACCTCGAATAA
- a CDS encoding alpha/beta fold hydrolase — protein MEKYAEIDGVKVHYTVEGEGKPLILMHGWGCNTTTLASVEKVALESHKVYNIDFPGHGKSQEPGEVWGIERYTRILEEIIKREGIERPSLLGHSFGGRVGILYSSRHGDVDKLILVDAAGIKPRRSMKYYVKVYSYKAWKRLLYMSLGREKAEKKLDAYRSKVGSSDYAQASPMMRAILSKVVNEDLKSVMPSIKAETLLVWGENDTATPLSDAKYMEKHIPNAGLVSFPGCGHYSFLDNPYQFAAVLRSFLNS, from the coding sequence ATGGAAAAGTATGCCGAAATTGATGGCGTGAAAGTACACTACACGGTAGAAGGCGAAGGGAAGCCGCTCATCCTCATGCATGGCTGGGGATGCAACACGACTACACTCGCATCGGTCGAGAAGGTTGCGCTTGAAAGCCACAAAGTATATAATATCGACTTTCCCGGTCATGGCAAGTCGCAGGAGCCCGGTGAGGTGTGGGGCATTGAACGTTACACCCGGATTCTGGAGGAGATTATAAAACGCGAGGGCATTGAACGCCCGTCGCTTCTCGGACATTCGTTTGGCGGTCGAGTGGGGATTCTCTATTCATCGCGTCATGGCGATGTCGACAAGCTCATTCTTGTCGATGCCGCCGGTATAAAGCCCCGCCGTTCGATGAAATATTACGTTAAAGTATATTCCTATAAAGCGTGGAAGAGGTTGCTCTATATGTCGCTCGGCCGTGAAAAGGCTGAGAAGAAGCTTGATGCCTATCGCAGCAAGGTGGGTTCAAGCGACTATGCTCAGGCTTCACCGATGATGCGCGCCATACTCAGCAAGGTCGTGAACGAAGACCTCAAGAGCGTGATGCCGTCGATCAAGGCTGAAACACTGCTTGTGTGGGGCGAAAATGACACGGCAACTCCGCTTTCCGACGCCAAGTACATGGAGAAGCACATCCCCAATGCCGGGCTTGTGTCGTTTCCCGGATGCGGACATTACAGTTTCCTTGACAATCCTTATCAATTTGCTGCGGTGTTGCGCAGTTTCCTAAATTCATGA